In Streptomyces sp. NBC_00483, a single window of DNA contains:
- a CDS encoding ABC transporter ATP-binding protein, with the protein MNKSPSPSTETAVEATDLTVVRGPHPVLRNLNFTVPRGQITGLLGPSGCGKSTLMRAVVGTQAKVTGTLTVLDHPAGHPQLRSRVGYVTQAPSVYLDLTIRQNLAYFASVLLPGRSAAAHRNAEVDRVLTDVDLTSHADALAGNLSGGQLSRVSLAVALLGTPELLVLDEPTVGLDPVLRRDLWNLFHDLATRGATILVSSHVMDEAERCHRLLLMREGELLADDTPDALRERTAAPTVEEAFLHLVDEANATNTARPTTH; encoded by the coding sequence ATGAATAAGTCGCCGTCACCCTCCACGGAAACCGCCGTCGAAGCCACCGACCTCACCGTGGTCCGAGGCCCCCACCCCGTCCTGCGCAACCTGAACTTCACCGTCCCGCGCGGCCAGATCACCGGCCTGCTCGGCCCCTCCGGCTGCGGCAAGTCGACCCTCATGCGCGCCGTCGTCGGCACCCAGGCCAAGGTCACCGGCACCCTCACGGTCCTGGACCACCCCGCCGGCCACCCCCAGCTCCGCTCCCGCGTCGGCTACGTGACCCAGGCCCCGTCCGTCTACCTCGACCTCACGATCCGCCAGAACCTCGCCTACTTCGCATCCGTCCTGCTCCCCGGCAGGTCCGCCGCCGCCCACCGCAACGCCGAAGTCGACCGCGTCCTCACCGACGTAGACCTCACCTCCCACGCCGACGCCCTCGCCGGAAACCTCTCCGGCGGCCAGCTCAGCCGCGTCTCCCTGGCCGTCGCCCTCCTCGGCACCCCCGAGCTCCTGGTCCTCGACGAACCGACCGTCGGCCTCGACCCGGTCCTCCGCCGCGACCTGTGGAACCTCTTCCACGACCTCGCCACCCGCGGCGCCACGATCCTCGTCTCCTCGCACGTCATGGACGAGGCCGAGCGCTGCCACCGCCTCCTCCTCATGCGCGAGGGCGAACTGCTCGCCGACGACACCCCCGACGCCCTGCGCGAGCGCACCGCCGCCCCCACCGTCGAAGAGGCTTTCCTCCACCTCGTCGACGAGGCGAACGCGACGAACACCGCCCGCCCCACCACCCACTGA
- a CDS encoding sugar phosphate isomerase/epimerase family protein yields the protein MAEPVVRIPDAKVALSTASVYPESTATAFEIAARLGYDGVEVMVWTDPVSQDIEALRRLSDYHRIPILAVHAPCLLITQRVWSTDPWVKLQRARAAAEKLGASTVVVHPPFRWQRQYARDFVQGIWRMAGETDVRFAVENMYPWRYRDREMLAYAPDWDVTKDDYRHFTVDLSHTATARTDAMQMIDRMGDRLGHVHLADGGGSGKDEHLVPGRGTQPCAELLDRLAVNGFDGHVVIEVNTRRAMSSAEREADLAEALAFARLHLASAARVPRS from the coding sequence GTGGCAGAACCAGTGGTGCGCATCCCGGATGCGAAGGTCGCGCTCTCCACGGCCTCCGTCTACCCGGAGTCGACGGCGACGGCCTTCGAGATCGCCGCGCGCCTGGGCTACGACGGTGTCGAGGTCATGGTCTGGACCGACCCCGTCAGCCAGGACATAGAGGCTTTGCGCCGCCTCTCCGACTACCACCGCATCCCGATCCTCGCCGTTCACGCGCCATGTCTGCTGATCACGCAGCGCGTGTGGTCGACGGACCCGTGGGTGAAGCTGCAGCGCGCGCGGGCCGCCGCGGAGAAGCTCGGGGCGTCGACCGTGGTCGTACACCCCCCGTTCCGCTGGCAGCGCCAGTACGCACGGGACTTCGTCCAAGGCATCTGGCGGATGGCGGGCGAAACGGATGTGCGCTTCGCCGTCGAAAACATGTACCCGTGGCGCTACCGGGACCGCGAAATGCTCGCGTACGCCCCCGACTGGGACGTCACCAAGGACGACTACCGGCACTTCACGGTCGACCTCAGCCACACCGCGACGGCGCGCACCGACGCGATGCAGATGATCGACCGCATGGGCGACCGTCTCGGCCACGTCCACCTCGCCGACGGCGGTGGATCGGGCAAGGACGAGCACCTCGTCCCCGGCCGCGGCACGCAGCCCTGCGCCGAACTCCTGGACCGCCTCGCCGTGAACGGATTCGACGGGCACGTCGTCATCGAGGTCAATACGCGGCGCGCCATGTCCAGCGCCGAACGCGAGGCCGATCTGGCGGAGGCCCTCGCCTTCGCGCGCCTGCACCTGGCGTCGGCCGCGCGGGTCCCGCGTTCATGA
- a CDS encoding EamA/RhaT family transporter, protein MSDETGTPSTSPAPGPQPEEIRFFGTTWVDRSGNYGLRRAAVGVGALVLAAAGCFVLRFAYEGLAIADVGSLVNLLLIVMFAVCSALAFARTRTGFTERHDPEKQASLRGFLAIGFVGVLIAYALRCLVEAPGEKLRREEYETARAQYSRRTARRAGNPAKKKRR, encoded by the coding sequence GTGAGCGACGAAACCGGCACCCCCAGCACCTCCCCGGCCCCGGGGCCCCAGCCCGAGGAGATCCGCTTCTTCGGTACGACCTGGGTCGACCGCAGCGGCAACTACGGCCTGCGCCGGGCCGCGGTCGGCGTGGGCGCGCTGGTCCTGGCGGCCGCCGGCTGCTTCGTCCTGCGCTTCGCCTACGAGGGCCTGGCGATCGCCGACGTCGGATCCCTCGTGAACCTGCTGCTCATCGTGATGTTCGCGGTCTGCAGCGCGCTCGCCTTCGCCCGGACCCGCACCGGCTTCACCGAGCGGCACGACCCCGAGAAGCAGGCGTCGCTGCGCGGCTTCCTGGCGATCGGCTTCGTGGGCGTCCTGATCGCCTACGCCCTGCGCTGCCTGGTCGAGGCCCCGGGCGAGAAGCTCCGCCGCGAGGAGTACGAGACGGCTCGCGCCCAGTACTCCCGCCGCACGGCGCGCCGCGCAGGCAACCCGGCCAAGAAGAAGCGCCGGTAG
- the ilvD gene encoding dihydroxy-acid dehydratase, which produces MPELRSRTVTHGRNMAGARALMRASGVPGADIGRKPIIAVANSFTEFVPGHTHLAPVGRIVSDAIREAGGIAREFNTIAVDDGIAMGHGGMLYSLPSRDLIADSVEYMVEAHCADALICISNCDKITPGMLMAALRLNIPTIFVSGGPMESGRATLVDGTVRTLDLVDAMSEAVNEKVSDEDILRIEENACPTCGSCSGMFTANSMNCLAEAIGLALPGNGSVLATHTARKGLYERAGATVVELANRYYGEDDDSVLPRNIATHAAFENAMALDIAMGGSTNTILHLLAAAKEAEVDYNLDHINAVSRRVPCLAKVAPNVAGSRTYYMEDVHRAGGIPAILGELYRGGLLNEDVNTVHSASVKEWLDTWDIRSGSASDEANELWHAAPGCKRSAEAFSQSERWDTLDTDAAGGCIHDVAHAYSKDGGLAVLKGNLAEDGCVVKTAGVDESIWTFEGPAVVCESQEEAVEKILLKQVKEGDVVVIRYEGPKGGPGMQEMLYPTSYLKGRGLGKACALVTDGRFSGGTSGLSIGHASPEAAAGGVIALVEDGDRVRIDIPNRGIELLVSDEELAARREALGGVYAPKARERKVSAALRAYAAMATSADKGAVRDVSQLG; this is translated from the coding sequence ATGCCCGAGCTGAGGTCCCGCACAGTCACCCACGGCCGCAACATGGCGGGCGCCCGCGCCCTTATGCGCGCCTCCGGTGTACCCGGTGCGGACATCGGCCGGAAGCCGATCATCGCCGTCGCCAACTCGTTCACCGAGTTCGTGCCGGGGCACACGCACCTGGCGCCCGTCGGCCGCATCGTGAGCGACGCGATCCGCGAGGCGGGCGGCATCGCCCGCGAGTTCAACACGATCGCCGTCGACGACGGCATCGCGATGGGCCACGGCGGCATGCTGTACTCGCTGCCCTCGCGCGACCTGATCGCCGACTCGGTCGAGTACATGGTCGAGGCGCACTGCGCGGACGCGCTGATCTGCATCTCCAACTGCGACAAGATCACCCCCGGCATGCTGATGGCGGCGCTCCGCCTCAACATCCCGACGATCTTCGTCTCGGGCGGCCCGATGGAGTCCGGCCGGGCGACCCTCGTCGACGGCACGGTCCGCACGCTCGACCTGGTCGACGCGATGTCCGAGGCCGTGAACGAGAAGGTGTCGGACGAGGACATCCTCCGCATCGAGGAGAACGCCTGCCCGACCTGCGGTTCGTGTTCCGGCATGTTCACCGCCAACTCGATGAACTGCCTCGCCGAGGCCATCGGCCTCGCCCTGCCGGGCAACGGCTCGGTGCTCGCCACGCACACCGCCCGCAAGGGCCTGTACGAGCGCGCGGGCGCCACGGTCGTCGAGCTGGCGAACCGCTACTACGGCGAGGACGACGACTCCGTCCTGCCGCGCAACATCGCCACCCACGCCGCGTTCGAGAACGCGATGGCGCTGGACATCGCGATGGGCGGCTCCACGAACACGATCCTGCACCTCCTGGCCGCCGCCAAGGAGGCCGAGGTCGACTACAACCTCGACCACATCAACGCGGTCTCGCGCCGCGTCCCGTGCCTGGCCAAGGTCGCGCCGAACGTCGCGGGCTCCAGGACGTACTACATGGAGGACGTGCACCGCGCCGGCGGCATCCCCGCGATCCTCGGCGAGCTGTACCGCGGCGGTCTCCTCAACGAGGACGTCAACACCGTCCACTCCGCCTCCGTCAAGGAATGGCTGGACACCTGGGACATCCGCAGCGGTTCGGCCTCCGACGAGGCGAACGAGCTGTGGCACGCGGCCCCCGGCTGCAAGCGCTCCGCCGAGGCCTTCTCGCAGTCCGAGCGCTGGGACACCCTCGACACCGACGCGGCGGGCGGCTGCATCCACGATGTCGCCCACGCGTACTCGAAGGACGGCGGCCTCGCCGTCCTGAAGGGCAACCTCGCCGAGGACGGCTGCGTCGTGAAGACCGCCGGTGTCGACGAGTCCATCTGGACCTTCGAGGGCCCGGCCGTCGTCTGCGAGTCGCAGGAGGAGGCCGTCGAGAAGATCCTGCTCAAGCAGGTCAAGGAGGGCGACGTCGTCGTCATCCGCTACGAGGGCCCCAAGGGCGGCCCCGGCATGCAGGAGATGCTCTACCCGACCTCGTACCTGAAGGGCCGCGGCCTCGGCAAGGCCTGCGCGCTCGTCACGGACGGCCGCTTCTCCGGCGGTACGTCGGGCCTGTCCATCGGCCACGCCTCGCCCGAGGCCGCCGCCGGTGGCGTCATCGCGCTCGTCGAGGACGGCGACCGCGTGCGCATCGACATCCCGAACCGTGGCATCGAACTCCTCGTGAGCGACGAGGAGTTGGCCGCGCGGCGCGAGGCGCTCGGCGGCGTCTACGCTCCCAAGGCCCGCGAGCGCAAGGTCTCGGCCGCTCTGCGCGCGTACGCCGCGATGGCCACCAGCGCCGACAAGGGCGCGGTCCGCGACGTGTCGCAGCTCGGCTAG
- a CDS encoding protein kinase domain-containing protein produces MPSHNSIGTGAEAELPEYAGHYRLEERLGAGGMGVVHLARSAAGLPIAVKVVHAEFAGDPEFRGRFRQEVAAARRVSGAFTAPVVDADPEAELPWMATLFIPGPTLAEHVKRNGPLEPAQLRHLTAGLAEALRDIHRAGVVHRDLKPSNVLLAEDSPKVIDFGISRPKDSELRTETGKLIGTPPFMAPEQFRRPREVGPAADVFALGSLLVHAATGRGPFDSDSPYLVAYQVVHDEPDVSGVPEDLAPLVLACLAKEPEERPTPDELMARLRHISARYDTQAFIPAQREPVEQTSANSREETSSSPATPQKRPRPRTLVTLAGILALSGALTVPLLWGSDPGSGTGTRTAPAGSPATFHPWQRKLGSGAVPACSYGAGSLNCTVPGALAVSLDPRDGSVRWKRKASGGVSGGAAPVVSGGLVHALTPDGARLVAMAPDTGKSRWSMDISRFQGQVRQAAGRVLLAAPDGTLSAVDSTTGRPVWRHRLPGTSTIQPALSYVGGGLAYATTPAPDGANTLVSAVDPETGDVRWQQRSPGTATPIGVSDGVVWCAEQNASGETVALVGHRLTDGAVARRVRLSLPLPSATVALHGDTAYLLAAGGALVAQDLASGKQVWRSETSVSRGSAPAVDAASNRVYLTAPDGRLLSVDRRTGRPVGQSSPRPAGRSDRVVADIPAPVVSGGRVYGSAPDGTVSGAATADDP; encoded by the coding sequence ATGCCGTCACACAACAGCATCGGGACCGGCGCAGAAGCGGAACTTCCGGAGTACGCCGGGCACTACCGGCTCGAGGAGCGCCTGGGTGCGGGCGGCATGGGCGTCGTACACCTGGCGCGGTCGGCGGCAGGGCTGCCGATCGCGGTGAAGGTGGTGCACGCCGAGTTCGCGGGGGACCCCGAGTTCAGGGGCCGGTTCCGGCAGGAGGTGGCGGCCGCTCGGCGGGTCAGCGGGGCCTTCACCGCGCCGGTCGTCGACGCCGACCCGGAGGCCGAACTGCCGTGGATGGCAACGTTGTTCATCCCAGGCCCGACCCTTGCCGAGCACGTCAAGCGGAACGGTCCGCTGGAGCCCGCCCAGCTGCGGCACCTGACGGCCGGACTGGCGGAGGCGCTGCGCGACATCCATCGCGCCGGTGTCGTGCACCGCGATCTGAAGCCGAGCAATGTGCTGCTCGCCGAGGACAGTCCCAAGGTGATCGACTTCGGGATTTCGCGCCCCAAGGACAGCGAACTGCGCACGGAGACCGGCAAGTTGATCGGTACGCCGCCGTTCATGGCGCCCGAGCAGTTCCGCCGCCCGCGCGAGGTCGGCCCGGCCGCCGACGTGTTCGCGCTCGGCTCGCTCCTGGTGCACGCGGCGACGGGCCGGGGCCCGTTCGACTCCGACAGCCCCTACCTGGTGGCGTATCAGGTGGTGCACGACGAACCGGATGTGTCCGGCGTGCCCGAGGATTTGGCGCCGCTCGTCCTCGCCTGTCTGGCGAAGGAGCCGGAGGAGCGGCCCACGCCGGACGAGCTGATGGCCCGGCTGCGGCACATCTCGGCGCGGTACGACACGCAGGCGTTCATACCCGCACAGCGGGAGCCGGTCGAGCAGACCAGCGCCAACTCCCGTGAAGAGACGTCAAGTTCACCGGCCACCCCGCAGAAGCGCCCCCGACCCCGCACCCTCGTCACCCTCGCCGGCATCCTCGCGCTGAGCGGCGCGCTCACCGTGCCCCTCCTCTGGGGGAGCGACCCCGGCTCGGGCACCGGCACCCGGACCGCCCCGGCCGGCTCCCCCGCCACGTTCCACCCCTGGCAGCGGAAGCTCGGCTCCGGTGCCGTGCCCGCCTGCTCGTACGGGGCCGGGAGCCTGAACTGCACCGTGCCCGGTGCGCTGGCCGTGTCGCTGGATCCGCGGGACGGCTCGGTGCGGTGGAAGCGGAAGGCGTCCGGTGGTGTCTCCGGCGGGGCGGCGCCCGTGGTGTCGGGCGGGCTGGTGCACGCGCTCACCCCGGACGGGGCCCGGCTCGTCGCGATGGCGCCCGATACGGGCAAGTCCCGCTGGTCGATGGACATTTCACGGTTCCAGGGGCAGGTGCGTCAGGCGGCGGGGCGGGTGCTCCTCGCGGCGCCCGACGGGACGCTCAGCGCGGTCGACAGCACGACCGGGAGACCGGTGTGGCGCCACCGGCTCCCCGGGACGTCGACGATCCAGCCCGCCCTCTCGTACGTCGGTGGGGGCCTGGCCTATGCGACGACGCCCGCGCCCGACGGCGCGAACACGCTGGTGAGCGCGGTGGATCCGGAGACGGGTGACGTCCGCTGGCAGCAGCGATCGCCGGGCACGGCGACCCCGATCGGGGTGTCCGACGGGGTCGTCTGGTGCGCGGAGCAGAACGCCTCGGGCGAGACCGTCGCGCTCGTCGGCCATCGCCTCACGGACGGGGCGGTGGCACGTCGCGTACGGCTGTCCCTGCCGCTGCCGTCCGCGACGGTGGCGCTGCACGGCGACACCGCGTATCTGCTCGCGGCGGGCGGCGCGCTGGTGGCGCAGGACCTCGCGTCCGGCAAGCAGGTGTGGCGGTCGGAGACTTCGGTGAGCCGGGGCTCGGCGCCCGCGGTCGACGCCGCCTCGAACCGGGTGTACTTGACGGCCCCCGACGGCCGGCTGCTCTCCGTGGACCGGCGCACGGGCCGTCCGGTAGGCCAGAGCAGCCCCCGGCCCGCGGGCCGCTCGGACCGGGTGGTGGCCGATATTCCGGCGCCGGTCGTGAGCGGCGGCCGGGTGTACGGGAGCGCGCCGGACGGCACCGTTTCCGGCGCCGCCACGGCGGACGATCCCTAG
- the proC gene encoding pyrroline-5-carboxylate reductase, which translates to MSQHTRHKVAVLGTGKIGEALLSGMIRGGWAPSDLMVTTRRPERAEELRSRYGVTPVTNQEAAKQADTLILTVKPQDMGTLLDELAQHVPSDRLVISGAAGIPTTFFEERLPEGTPVVRVMTNTPALVDEAMSVISAGTHATSAHLSHAEELFGSVGKTLRVPESQQDACTALSGSGPAYFFFLVEAMTDAGILLGLPRDKAHDLIVQSAIGAATMLRDSGEHPVKLRENVTSPAGTTINAIRELESHGVRAALIAALEAARDRSRELASGNNS; encoded by the coding sequence ATGAGCCAGCACACCCGCCACAAGGTCGCCGTACTCGGCACGGGCAAGATCGGTGAAGCCCTGCTCAGCGGAATGATCCGCGGCGGCTGGGCCCCGAGCGACCTCATGGTCACGACCCGCCGCCCCGAACGCGCGGAGGAGCTCCGCAGCCGCTACGGCGTCACCCCGGTCACCAACCAGGAAGCGGCCAAGCAGGCCGACACCCTGATCCTCACGGTCAAGCCCCAGGACATGGGCACGCTCCTCGACGAGCTGGCCCAGCACGTCCCGTCCGACCGCCTCGTGATCAGCGGCGCGGCCGGCATCCCCACCACCTTCTTCGAGGAGCGCCTCCCCGAGGGCACCCCGGTGGTCCGCGTCATGACGAACACCCCGGCCCTGGTGGACGAGGCGATGTCCGTCATCTCCGCGGGCACGCACGCGACGAGCGCCCACCTGTCGCACGCCGAGGAACTCTTCGGCTCGGTCGGCAAGACCCTCCGCGTCCCCGAGTCCCAGCAGGACGCCTGCACGGCCCTCTCCGGCTCGGGCCCTGCCTACTTCTTCTTCCTGGTGGAAGCCATGACGGACGCGGGCATCCTCCTCGGCCTCCCGCGCGACAAGGCCCACGACCTCATCGTCCAGTCCGCCATCGGCGCGGCCACGATGCTCCGCGACAGCGGCGAGCACCCGGTCAAGCTCCGCGAGAACGTGACGTCCCCCGCCGGCACGACCATCAACGCGATCCGCGAACTCGAGAGCCACGGCGTACGAGCCGCCCTCATCGCCGCCCTCGAAGCCGCCCGCGACCGCAGCCGCGAACTGGCCTCCGGCAACAACAGCTGA
- a CDS encoding ABC transporter permease, whose amino-acid sequence MNTYRTTATALRVLRQLRHDPRSIALMLLVPCVMLFLLRYVFDGNQATFNSIGASLLGIFPLITMFLVTSIATLRERTSGTLERLLSMPLGKADLIGGYALAFGTVAVVQSLLATGLALWVLDLDVTGSAWLLLLVALLDALLGTALGLFVSAFAASEFQAVQFMPAVIFPQLLLCGLFIARDQMQPILEGISNVLPMSYAVDGMNEVLKHTDLTATYLRDVVIVAGCAVLVLGLGAATLRRRTA is encoded by the coding sequence ATGAACACGTACCGCACCACCGCCACCGCGCTCCGCGTCCTGCGCCAGCTCCGCCACGACCCGCGCTCGATCGCCCTGATGCTGCTCGTCCCGTGCGTGATGCTCTTCCTGCTCCGCTACGTCTTCGACGGCAACCAGGCCACCTTCAACTCCATCGGCGCCTCGCTCCTCGGCATCTTCCCGCTGATCACGATGTTCCTGGTGACGTCCATCGCCACCCTCCGCGAACGCACCAGCGGCACCCTGGAACGCCTCCTGTCCATGCCGCTCGGCAAGGCCGACCTGATCGGCGGCTACGCGCTGGCCTTCGGCACGGTCGCCGTCGTCCAGTCCCTCCTCGCCACGGGCCTCGCCCTCTGGGTCCTCGACCTCGACGTCACGGGCTCGGCCTGGCTCCTTCTCCTGGTCGCCCTCCTCGACGCCCTGCTCGGCACGGCCCTCGGCCTCTTCGTCTCGGCCTTCGCGGCATCGGAGTTCCAGGCGGTCCAGTTCATGCCGGCGGTGATCTTCCCCCAGCTCCTGCTCTGCGGCCTGTTCATCGCCCGCGACCAGATGCAGCCGATCCTCGAGGGGATCTCCAACGTGCTCCCCATGTCGTACGCGGTCGACGGCATGAACGAGGTCCTCAAGCACACCGACCTCACCGCCACCTACCTCCGCGACGTCGTGATCGTCGCCGGCTGCGCCGTCCTGGTCCTCGGCCTGGGCGCGGCAACCCTGCGCCGCCGCACGGCCTGA
- a CDS encoding peptidase, with product MYYRVAPGYNVNVRSGPGTQYRVVRVLPLSAQVPIFCQKPGETVAGPYGTSRVWDNIGVGEYVSDTYVKTGSDGYVAPRCA from the coding sequence ATGTACTACCGGGTGGCCCCGGGCTACAACGTGAACGTCCGCAGTGGCCCCGGAACCCAGTACCGCGTGGTGCGGGTGCTGCCGCTGAGCGCGCAGGTGCCGATCTTCTGCCAGAAGCCGGGCGAGACGGTCGCGGGCCCGTACGGCACGTCGCGGGTCTGGGACAACATTGGCGTCGGCGAGTACGTCTCCGATACGTACGTGAAGACGGGCAGTGACGGCTACGTGGCGCCGCGCTGCGCCTGA
- a CDS encoding TetR/AcrR family transcriptional regulator, protein MTEPVRRRGRPPRAQQDAGPGMRERILDVAREEFAERGYDKASVRGIAKAAGVDSALVHHYFGTKEQVFAASIEMVLAPALEAPAALADGPLDGVGERMTRFFFGVWDAPATRAPLLAIVRSALNNEVAAGVFRGLVASQLLARIAQRLDLPEGEAELRASLAAAQLVGMAMLRYVIKVEPLASADAEWVIGRIAPVVQGHLTGP, encoded by the coding sequence ATGACCGAGCCGGTGCGCCGCCGGGGCCGGCCCCCGCGCGCGCAGCAGGACGCCGGTCCGGGCATGCGGGAGCGGATCCTGGACGTGGCCCGCGAGGAATTCGCCGAGCGCGGCTACGACAAGGCGTCGGTGCGCGGCATCGCCAAGGCCGCCGGCGTGGACTCGGCCCTGGTGCACCACTACTTCGGCACCAAGGAGCAGGTGTTCGCCGCGTCGATCGAGATGGTCCTCGCACCGGCCCTGGAGGCCCCCGCGGCCCTGGCGGACGGGCCCCTGGACGGGGTCGGCGAGCGCATGACCCGCTTCTTCTTCGGTGTGTGGGACGCGCCCGCGACCCGGGCGCCGCTGCTCGCCATCGTGCGGTCCGCGCTGAACAACGAGGTGGCCGCGGGCGTCTTCCGGGGACTCGTCGCCTCGCAGCTGCTCGCACGGATCGCCCAGCGGCTCGACCTGCCGGAGGGCGAGGCCGAGCTGCGGGCGTCGCTGGCGGCCGCGCAGCTCGTGGGAATGGCGATGCTCCGCTACGTGATCAAGGTGGAGCCGCTGGCGTCCGCGGACGCGGAGTGGGTCATCGGGCGGATCGCCCCCGTGGTGCAGGGCCATCTGACCGGGCCGTGA
- a CDS encoding Ppx/GppA phosphatase family protein — MRLGVLDVGSNTVHLLVVDAHPGARPLPAHSHKAELRLAQLLDDRGAIGQDGVDLLVGTVREALEAAEDKGVEDLLPFATSAVREASNADDVLARVKDATGVELRVLSGEEEARLTFLAARRWFGWSAGKLLVLDIGGGSLEIAYGLDEDPDAMVSLPLGAGRLTAGWLPGDPADPDDVKALRRHARAQIARTVGEFARFGAPDHVVATSKTFKQLARLAGAARSAEGLYVQRELKRKSLEDWVPQLAAMTVQERSELPGVSEGRAGQLLAGALVAEGAMDLFGVETLEICPWALREGVILRRLDHMPTDSGPAGD, encoded by the coding sequence ATGAGACTCGGTGTCCTCGACGTGGGTTCGAATACGGTCCATCTACTGGTGGTGGACGCACACCCCGGCGCCCGCCCGCTGCCCGCGCACTCGCACAAGGCCGAACTGCGGCTCGCCCAACTCCTCGACGACCGCGGGGCGATCGGGCAGGACGGCGTGGACCTGCTGGTCGGGACGGTCAGAGAGGCCCTGGAGGCCGCCGAGGACAAGGGCGTCGAGGACCTGCTGCCGTTCGCGACATCGGCGGTGCGCGAGGCCAGCAACGCCGACGACGTCCTCGCGCGCGTCAAGGACGCCACAGGCGTCGAACTACGGGTGCTCAGCGGCGAGGAAGAGGCACGGCTCACGTTCCTTGCGGCGCGGCGCTGGTTCGGCTGGTCCGCGGGGAAGTTGCTGGTGCTCGACATCGGCGGCGGCTCGCTGGAGATCGCGTACGGCCTGGACGAGGACCCGGACGCCATGGTGTCGCTGCCGCTCGGTGCGGGCCGGTTGACGGCCGGCTGGCTGCCGGGGGACCCGGCGGATCCGGACGACGTGAAGGCGCTGCGACGCCATGCGCGGGCGCAGATCGCGCGCACGGTGGGGGAGTTCGCCCGGTTCGGGGCGCCGGACCACGTGGTGGCCACATCGAAGACGTTCAAGCAACTCGCACGCCTCGCCGGGGCGGCCCGGTCGGCGGAAGGCCTCTACGTACAGCGGGAGTTGAAGCGGAAGTCCCTGGAGGACTGGGTGCCGCAGCTCGCCGCGATGACCGTGCAGGAACGCTCCGAACTACCGGGAGTCTCCGAGGGCCGAGCGGGCCAGCTGCTCGCCGGAGCGCTGGTCGCGGAGGGCGCGATGGACCTCTTCGGCGTCGAAACCCTCGAAATCTGCCCCTGGGCCCTCCGCGAGGGCGTCATCCTCCGCCGCCTGGACCACATGCCGACAGACTCGGGCCCGGCCGGCGATTGA